TTGGGGCCTTCGTCGCCGTCGTAAATGCGTTTGAAGTCCTGCGCCGGCGCCAGCGGAACCACGGTCCGGCCGTCGGAGAGGACAAAGAGGGACACCTCGGGGCCGTCCAGGAATTCCTCGATCACCACGGTGCCGCCGGCGTCGAAGCAGGCCTGCGCGTGGGCCAGCGCAGCACCCCGGTCGGAGGTGACCACCACTCCCTTGCCGGCGGCCAGTCCGTCGTCCTTGACGACGTACGGCGCCCCGAAGGTGTCCAGCGCGTCGGCGGCCTGCTCGGCCGTGGCAGCCACCCGGGCCATGGCGGTGGGAACGCTCGCTGACGCCATCACCTGTTTCGCGAACGCCTTGGAGGCTTCCAGCTGGGCGGCGGCCTTCGACGGGCCAAACACCGGAATGCCGGCGTCGCGCAGGGCATCTGCCACACCCGCGGCCAGCGGAGCCTCGGGGCCGATGACCACCAGGTCGGAGCCCAGGGTGCGGGCGAGCGCGGTCACCTCCGCCGGGTCGCTGGCGTTGACGGCATGGACCGCAGCCATCCCGGCGATGCCCGCATTGCCGGGGGCGGCGTGGACCTCGCGGACATACGGATCAGCCAACAGGGATCGGACAAGGGCATGTTCGCGGCCGCCGGGGCCAACAACTAAAACCTTCACAGTAGTTCAGCGTACTGGTTGGGCTCCGGCAGCCGAAAGCACCGCCGGCGTGTGACGCCGCCACCCATACCTGCGCCCTTCGGCTGCGAATAGGAGCCATGATGGCCTCCCCGAAACGTCTCCCCACCCGTTCCCGGTCCCTTCCTGCCCTGCTGTACGCCGCGCTGGCCGGGATCCTCGCCGCGGCGACGGTGCTGGCCGCGGCCGAATTGGCCGGCGCCTTCTTCACGGCACGGGCCCGGCCGCTGATTGCACTCGGGTCCACGTTTATCGATTTCACGCCCCTGTGGCTGAAGAACTTCGCGGTGGAAACCTTCGGCACCGGCGACAAGGCAGCCCTCTTTGCCGGCATGGCCGGAACCATCGCGCTGCTCGCGGCCGGCGTGGGGGTGCTGGCCCGGCGCCGCTGGGGGCTGGGCGTGGCCGCCGTCGTCGTGATGGGAGCGGTGATTGTGGCATGCGTGCTGACCCGGGCCGGCGCTTCCCCCGCCGATGCAGTGCCCACTGTGCTGGGCACGGCGGTGGGGATCGGCGTGCTGCGCGGATTAATCCGGCGCATTCCTGCTCCCCGGGCCACCGAGACCGTTGCGGTGCGCGGGCGGCAGACGCATAGTAGTGACCGGTCGGCAGGCATCCCCGCAGCAGCGTCTGCCGTCCCGGTCTCAGCGGGGGACGGCGGGAACGACGGCGGTGCCGGGGCCCTCGTCGGCGGCCCGTCCCCCGCCCCGTCCGCAGGACGGCGTGCGGACAGACGGCGTGCGGACAGCCGGCGTGTGGCTGGACCCCGTTCGGATGGACCGTCCCGGCGCGGGTTCTTTGCCGCCGCAGGACTCACCGCAGTGCTGGCGGCCGCGGCCGCCACCGGTGGCCGTGCCATTGCCGCCGCCCGCAACACCACCGCCGGGTTCCGGGCCGCCCTGAAGCTGCCCGCCGCCGCCGATGCCGCGCCCGCGCTGCCCGCCGGGCTGCAGTCCCCCGTGCAAGGGGTGACGCCGTGGCTGACACCGAACGCCGACTTCTATCGGATCGACACCGCGCTGAGCGTGCCCGAGGTGGATGCCGAAACTTGGGAACTGCGGATCCACGGGATGGTGGGGGAAGAGGTGCGGATCAGTTTCGCCGAGCTGCTGGAATCCGACCTGGTGGAGCGCCACCTCACCCTGACCTGCGTCTCCAACCCGCTCGGCGGCGACCTCGCCGGCACCGCCAAGTGGCTGGGCCTGCCGGTCCGGGAGCTGCTGGCCCGGGCCCGCCCCACCGCCGACGCTGACATGGTGCTGTCCACCAGCGTCGACGGCTTCAGTGCCTCCACGCCGCTGGAGGTGCTGCAGGATGAGCGCGATGCACTGCTGGCCGTCGGCATGAACGGCGAACCGCTGCCGCCGGTGCACGGCTATCCGGTGCGCATGGTGGTGCCCGGACTGTACGGATTCGTTTCCGCCACCAAATGGATCATCGACATGGAAGTGACCCGCTTCGACGCGCAGACCGCGTACTGGACCGACCGCGGCTGGGCGGAGCGGGCGCCGGTCAAGACAATGGCGCGGGTGGAGGTGCCTGCGTCGTTCGCCCGGGTGCCCGCCGGACCGGTGGATGTGGGCGGCACCGCCTGGTCCCAGCAGCGCGGCATCACCGGAGTGGAGGTCCGGATCGACGACGGCGGCTGGGAGCCGGCGGTCCTGGCCGCCGAGGCGTCGGTGGACACCTGGCGGCAGTTCTCCTACCGCACCGAAGCCCTGGCAGCCGGCAACCACACGGTGCGGGCCCGGGCCACGGACCCGCAGGACGGGGTGCAGACCGACCGGCGCGCGGAGACGGTTCCGGACGGGGCCTCCGGCTGGCAGTCCGTGCAGTTCATGGTGGAGTAAGCCGGCGGCGTTCCGTCCTTGCTGCGGGCCACATCCGCCGTCCCGCAACCGGGGCGCCTGCGCGGCGGGCCGCGCAACCGCCTTAGACTAAATACCATGTCTGCCACTTTTACTGCGTCCGATGCCGTTGAACTTGCCGTTGTGGAACGCAACGGCTTCATCGAGTCCCGCCACATCGGGTCCGCCGTCGTCATGGCGGCGGACGGAAACGTGGTCACCGCCCTGGGCGACGTCACCACGCCGATCTTTCCGCGGTCCACGCTCAAGCCCTTCCAGGCCGTGGCGGCCATGAAATCCGGGGTGCCGCTGCGGGGGCCGCAGGTGGCGCTGGCCGCCGCGAGCCACACCGGTTCCAAGGAGCACACCGACGTCGTGAAGACCATGCTCGCGGCCGCGGGCGTGACCGAAGATCATCTGCAGTGCCCGGAGGACTGGCCCCAGGACGAGGCTGCCCGGCATGAGCTGATCCGGGCGGGCAAGGGCAAGAACCGGTTGGCCTTCAACTGCTCCGGCAAGCACGCCGCGTTCCTCTGGGCCTGCACGGAGAACAACTGGGACCACGCCACCTATCTGGATCCGCAGCATCCGCTGCAGCTGCGCATTGCCGAGGTGTTCGAGGAATTCACCGGGGAAACCATCCGGCACTGGGCCACCGACGGCTGCGGAGCACCGCTCGCCGCCGTCTCGCTCACCGGCCTGGCACGCGGCATCGGCCGCCTGGCCAAAGCCCCCTCCAGCAAGCACGGTGACGCCCGTGCCGCCACAGTGGCCACCGCCATGCTCGACTATCCTTGGGCGGTTCACGGCCACGGCCGGGAAAACACAGTGGTGATGGAAGACCTGGGCATCATCTGCAAGAACGGCGCCGAGGGCGTGCTGGTCCTGGGCACCGACACCGGAGTTTCAGTGGCGCTGAAAATGCTCGACGGCGACACCCGCGCGGCGTCCCTGGTGGGCCTGACCCTGCTCGCGGCCAGCGGCGCCGTCGACGCCGGCAAGATCAGCGCGGTGCTCGACAAGATCGTCCGCCCGGTTCTGGGCGGGGGCGAGCCCGTCGGCAGCATCCGGCTCGGGGCGCCCGTGACGGCCCTGCTGGATTCCTGAGCCGGATACCCGGCAGCGGAAGGAGTTCCCGAATGGCACGACGGCGCATTCCTGCGGCCGACGGCGCGGCGGCACTGCGCGCTGCCCTGGCGTCGACGGCGGCAGGTTCACCGCCCGACCGGAAGACCGTGGCCACGGCGGTGCGCTATGCGCTGGAAGAACTTGCCGAGCGGGCCCCGGGCAACAGCGTGGAGGTCCGGGTGCCGCCGTTCGGGGTCACCCAGTGCGTGGCCGGCCCCCGGCACACCCGCGGCACCCCGCCGAATGTGATCGAAACCGACGGCGCCACGTGGCTGGCGCTCATCACCGGGCAACAGTCCTGGAGCGACGCCGTCGGTGCCGGGAAAGTGGCGGCTTCCGGGCTGCGGGCCGACCTGTCCGAGTGGCTTCCGTTGTTCCGTGCGGGGCAATAATCTCTACTGCCGGTAGAATTTCCATATGAATTCCGAGCAGCACAGCCCTGAACGCCGTGAGATTACCGTCCGCCGCGCTCCCCGCTTCGTCCCGTTCCTGGCGCTGGGCGTGATTGCCGGGTTCATTGCAGCACTGGTGGTCGCCTACACCGGACCGGCCGACGCCACCTATACGCGCGGGGCCACCCTGGGTTTCTTCACCATCATGTTCGCCATCCCCGGCGTCGGCCTCGGGGCGCTCGTTGCCCTGCTCCTGGACTGGATCAGCGTGCGCAAGGCCCGCAGCGCCGTCGTCGAAGCGGACACCCGCGACGAAGAGTAGGGCGCCGGGCGGGCCGTAATGGTTCCGCTTCAAAGTCCGGTGAGGACCCCGGCGTGAGAGACTGATCTCATGGCACGCGGTGACGGAAAGCTTTCCCACGATCTCATGCCCGGCGAGAAAGGTCCGCAGGACGCCTGCGGGGTTTTCGGTGTCTGGGCCCCCGGCGAAGAAGTTGCAAAGCTGGCCTATTACGGCCTCTACGCCCTGCAGCACCGCGGACAGGAGTCCGCAGGCATTGCCACAAGCGACGGCAACCGGATCAGCGTCTACAAGGACATGGGCCTGGTCTCCCAGGTTTTTGACGAAACCACGCTGAACACCCTGACCGGCCATATTGCGGTGGGGCACTGCCGGTATTCCACTACGGGCGCCTCGCAGTGGGCCAATGCACAGCCCACGCTGGGTGCGACCGCCAGCGGAACCGTGGCCCTGGCCCACAACGGCAACCTGACCAATTCCGCCGAACTTTACGAAATGATCATCGAACGCGAGGGCCGTCCGCGCTTCGGCGAAATCGCCCAGGGCAACACCTCCGACACCGCGCTGGTCACGGCGCTGCTCAACGGTTCGGATGGACGTTCGCTGGAAGACACGGCCCTGGAACTGCTGCCCAAGCTGCGCGGCGCGTTCTCCTTCGTCTTCATGGATGAGGGCACCCTCTACGCGGCCCGCGACACCTACGGCGTGCGCCCGCTGGTGCTGGGTCGGCTGGACCGAGGCTGGGTGGTGGCCTCCGAAGGCTCCGCCCTCGCCACCGTGGGCGCCAGCTTCATCCGCGAAATCAAACCCGGCGAATTCATCGCCATCGATGAAACCGGCATCCGCAGCACCAGCTTCGGTGAGCCCACGCCGGCCGGCTGCGTCTTCGAATACGTCTACCTGGCCCGGCCCGACGCCGTCATCAACGGCCGGTCCGTCTACGAGAGCCGCGTGGAAATGGGCCGCCAGCTGGCCCGCGAGTATCCGGTCGACGCCGACATCGTGATTCCGGTGCCCGAATCCGGCACTCCCGCGGCCGTCGGTTATGCCGAGGAATCGGGCATTCCCTTCGCCCACGGCTTCGTCAAGAACTCCTATGTGGGGCGCACGTTCATCCAGCCCAGCCAGACCCTGCGCCAGTTGGGCATCAAGCTCAAGCTCAATGCCCTCGAGTCTGTCATCCGCGGCAAGCGCGTAATCGTCGTGGATGACTCGATCGTGCGCGGCAATACGCAGCGGGCCATCGTGCGGATGCTGCGCGAGGTGGGCGCGAAGGAAGTGCACGTCAAGATCTCCTCCCCGCCGGTCCAGTGGCCCTGCTTCTACGGCATCGACTTCGCGTCCCGGGCCGAGCTGATAGCCAACGGTGCCGCCGTCGACGAAATCTGCGCGTCCGTGGGGGCGGACACCCTGGCCTACATCTCCGAGAACGGCATGATCGGCGCCACCCAGCAGCCGCGCGAACGGCTGTGCACGGCCTGCTTTACCGGCGTTTATCCGATCGACCTGCCCTCCGCGGACCGGCTGGGCAAGAACCTGCTCGAACCCACCACTCCGG
This genomic interval from Arthrobacter sp. zg-Y820 contains the following:
- the purF gene encoding amidophosphoribosyltransferase, with protein sequence MARGDGKLSHDLMPGEKGPQDACGVFGVWAPGEEVAKLAYYGLYALQHRGQESAGIATSDGNRISVYKDMGLVSQVFDETTLNTLTGHIAVGHCRYSTTGASQWANAQPTLGATASGTVALAHNGNLTNSAELYEMIIEREGRPRFGEIAQGNTSDTALVTALLNGSDGRSLEDTALELLPKLRGAFSFVFMDEGTLYAARDTYGVRPLVLGRLDRGWVVASEGSALATVGASFIREIKPGEFIAIDETGIRSTSFGEPTPAGCVFEYVYLARPDAVINGRSVYESRVEMGRQLAREYPVDADIVIPVPESGTPAAVGYAEESGIPFAHGFVKNSYVGRTFIQPSQTLRQLGIKLKLNALESVIRGKRVIVVDDSIVRGNTQRAIVRMLREVGAKEVHVKISSPPVQWPCFYGIDFASRAELIANGAAVDEICASVGADTLAYISENGMIGATQQPRERLCTACFTGVYPIDLPSADRLGKNLLEPTTPANPADDDGANGCDPGPDAEFENLLTESDKKDAV
- a CDS encoding sterol carrier family protein produces the protein MARRRIPAADGAAALRAALASTAAGSPPDRKTVATAVRYALEELAERAPGNSVEVRVPPFGVTQCVAGPRHTRGTPPNVIETDGATWLALITGQQSWSDAVGAGKVAASGLRADLSEWLPLFRAGQ
- a CDS encoding asparaginase, with product MSATFTASDAVELAVVERNGFIESRHIGSAVVMAADGNVVTALGDVTTPIFPRSTLKPFQAVAAMKSGVPLRGPQVALAAASHTGSKEHTDVVKTMLAAAGVTEDHLQCPEDWPQDEAARHELIRAGKGKNRLAFNCSGKHAAFLWACTENNWDHATYLDPQHPLQLRIAEVFEEFTGETIRHWATDGCGAPLAAVSLTGLARGIGRLAKAPSSKHGDARAATVATAMLDYPWAVHGHGRENTVVMEDLGIICKNGAEGVLVLGTDTGVSVALKMLDGDTRAASLVGLTLLAASGAVDAGKISAVLDKIVRPVLGGGEPVGSIRLGAPVTALLDS
- a CDS encoding molybdopterin-dependent oxidoreductase; protein product: MASPKRLPTRSRSLPALLYAALAGILAAATVLAAAELAGAFFTARARPLIALGSTFIDFTPLWLKNFAVETFGTGDKAALFAGMAGTIALLAAGVGVLARRRWGLGVAAVVVMGAVIVACVLTRAGASPADAVPTVLGTAVGIGVLRGLIRRIPAPRATETVAVRGRQTHSSDRSAGIPAAASAVPVSAGDGGNDGGAGALVGGPSPAPSAGRRADRRRADSRRVAGPRSDGPSRRGFFAAAGLTAVLAAAAATGGRAIAAARNTTAGFRAALKLPAAADAAPALPAGLQSPVQGVTPWLTPNADFYRIDTALSVPEVDAETWELRIHGMVGEEVRISFAELLESDLVERHLTLTCVSNPLGGDLAGTAKWLGLPVRELLARARPTADADMVLSTSVDGFSASTPLEVLQDERDALLAVGMNGEPLPPVHGYPVRMVVPGLYGFVSATKWIIDMEVTRFDAQTAYWTDRGWAERAPVKTMARVEVPASFARVPAGPVDVGGTAWSQQRGITGVEVRIDDGGWEPAVLAAEASVDTWRQFSYRTEALAAGNHTVRARATDPQDGVQTDRRAETVPDGASGWQSVQFMVE